One region of Hoeflea sp. 108 genomic DNA includes:
- the argS gene encoding arginine--tRNA ligase: MNIFADFNERITKAVEALDLTPKDGGVLDLTRIAVEPPRDATHGDLATNAAMVLAKPTGQNPRALAERLVAELAKDADVVTAEVAGPGFVNLRLKDAFWHKHLAGLLDRGADYGRSGFGKKKRVNVEYVSANPTGPMHVGHCRGAVVGDALANILGFAGYDVTKEYYINDAGVQIDVLGRSVMLRYREALGDAIGEIPAGLYPGDYLVPVGQALAKEFGRDLLEKPEDEALAIVKERTIAAMMEMIREDLALLNVRHEVFFSERTLHADNAKAIRSAISDLTLKGHIYKGKLPPPKGEKPEDWEDREQTLFRSTEVGDDMDRPLVKSDGAFTYFAADVAYLKDKVDRGFEELVFVLGADHGGYVKRMEALARAVTDGAVKLDVLLCQLVKLFRDGEPVRMSKRAGEFITLREVVEEVGRDAIRFMMLYRKSDAPLDFDFAKVTEQSKDNPVFYVQYASARCHSVFRQAKEQLGDVGFERAKLVAAVERLTDEGEIALVKKLAEYPRLIESAAQSMEPHRLAFYLYDLASTFHGHWNRGTDNPDLRFVKVNDPELTYARLGLVQAVSDVLTSGLALIGADAPTEMR, from the coding sequence ATGAACATTTTCGCCGATTTCAACGAGCGGATCACCAAGGCCGTCGAAGCGCTTGATTTGACTCCCAAAGATGGTGGGGTGCTCGACCTGACACGCATTGCTGTGGAGCCGCCGCGAGACGCCACCCATGGCGACCTGGCGACGAACGCTGCGATGGTGCTGGCAAAGCCGACGGGCCAGAACCCGCGTGCGTTGGCCGAGAGGTTGGTGGCTGAGCTCGCCAAGGACGCCGATGTCGTCACGGCCGAAGTGGCCGGGCCCGGCTTCGTCAATCTCCGGCTCAAGGACGCATTCTGGCACAAGCATCTGGCTGGCCTGCTTGATCGCGGTGCCGATTACGGCCGCTCGGGCTTCGGCAAGAAGAAGCGCGTCAACGTCGAATATGTCTCGGCCAATCCGACCGGGCCGATGCATGTCGGCCATTGCCGGGGCGCTGTGGTGGGCGATGCGCTCGCCAACATCCTCGGTTTCGCCGGTTATGACGTGACCAAGGAATATTACATCAACGACGCCGGAGTGCAGATCGACGTGCTCGGCCGTTCGGTGATGCTGAGATATCGCGAGGCGCTGGGCGATGCGATCGGTGAGATCCCGGCCGGGCTCTACCCGGGCGATTATCTCGTGCCGGTTGGCCAGGCTCTGGCCAAGGAATTCGGCCGCGACCTGCTGGAGAAGCCCGAGGACGAAGCGCTGGCGATCGTCAAGGAGCGCACCATCGCGGCGATGATGGAGATGATCCGCGAAGATCTGGCGCTGCTCAACGTCCGCCACGAGGTGTTCTTCTCCGAGCGCACGCTGCATGCTGACAACGCCAAGGCGATCCGTTCGGCGATCAGCGACCTGACGCTCAAGGGCCACATCTACAAGGGCAAGCTGCCGCCGCCCAAAGGCGAGAAGCCTGAAGATTGGGAAGACCGCGAGCAGACCCTGTTCCGCTCGACCGAGGTCGGCGACGACATGGATCGGCCGCTGGTCAAGTCCGACGGCGCCTTCACCTATTTCGCCGCCGACGTCGCCTATCTCAAGGACAAGGTCGACCGCGGCTTCGAGGAGCTGGTGTTCGTGCTGGGCGCGGACCATGGCGGCTACGTCAAGCGCATGGAGGCGCTGGCGCGTGCGGTCACCGACGGTGCGGTCAAGCTCGACGTCTTGCTGTGCCAGTTGGTCAAGCTGTTCCGCGACGGCGAGCCGGTGCGCATGTCGAAGCGGGCAGGGGAGTTCATCACCCTGCGCGAGGTGGTCGAGGAAGTCGGCCGCGATGCCATCCGCTTCATGATGCTCTACCGCAAGAGCGACGCGCCGCTGGACTTCGACTTCGCCAAGGTCACCGAGCAGTCCAAGGACAATCCGGTGTTCTATGTGCAGTATGCCTCGGCACGCTGCCATTCGGTGTTCCGTCAGGCCAAGGAGCAATTGGGCGATGTCGGCTTCGAGCGTGCCAAGCTCGTTGCTGCCGTCGAACGCCTGACCGACGAAGGCGAGATCGCACTTGTCAAGAAACTCGCCGAGTATCCGCGCCTGATCGAGTCAGCCGCGCAGTCGATGGAGCCGCACAGGCTGGCTTTCTATCTGTATGATCTCGCAAGTACCTTCCACGGACATTGGAATAGGGGCACTGACAACCCTGACTTACGGTTTGTTAAGGTTAACGATCCAGAATTGACCTATGCCAGACTCGGGCTGGTGCAGGCTGTTTCGGACGTTTTGACGTCAGGCCTGGCGTTGATCGGAGCGGATGCGCCGACCGAAATGCGCTAG
- a CDS encoding SPOR domain-containing protein, whose translation MADRTQLKIADKNDFADEDPFAELTRIMGFDPRQPVVRQDVGGPAGRAEPAMDDFGIDLEKELLGDLAGEDLTAVPEPAVPYAEPAAQASYMSVDAPVAYAPVETSVSYARSQEPSFDAGAFDDAVADSFEQGLALENELIAEPVYEAAPEASYVQQPTVSSDADQAFDDALDASFEQHFSLENELLPVDETVGQAASHVAYEAEAPMAFEAPLAPVAYEAPVANEVQDVDADFDVALADVDMDFAAHDDAAEATYAEPELVADDQLTLGDYQPSEPEAAFAHHEPVEAVAFAPVAHAQDYDEFERSLQNALSDDEPAFEAEPVLTYVPAAAYEPEAKPVAEAPVAASEDNSLEDELNALLGVMSSQAKALSEPVAAPAPVAAQPATSYASWVAPQPRETPYQPYVPAQSYAPAREVAPAPVEASYAAPSYDHQADDDVSFDDDAFDMAFERSAADEPAAVAAAPVQPAADRPLAASRYEQARSWGLTTPLAPRAATAEIQPIQKPDAYISAAPTYEPVAPAYEPAAATYEPVAETYVSHAEPVVELSEPEPVVDVADDLEAELFAAVSSYDDAPDIETVDVPEKAVALADDLDIPELSFEDDTPPAPVFDDLDGEFSNLMNEMNAGDTASQATPSNYQTNPYATGFDRKTLRDGDVASHPIDMPAAAAVAGVAAGAAATYAGRGAQGSDRNAGFDFGSPQQPRHQAQADEFAYDPDFDEAMEASDLAGMPAEKRPARRGMMIAAAVGAVAILGGIGAWALSFGGVEGAGAPVLVKADESPIKVKPENPGGAVVPNQDSKVYDRVAGDRNGAPEQQKLVTNSEEPIDVTAQDAETASNMPLDAEDVADAPATAKSEERVQPADQPDANTETAAVAPRKVRTMVVKPDGTLVAREEPAPAPVVAATEPADPAPQRVAEPSAEATGTVPAAAKPALAPVAAAKPVQSANTPASAPIAPQRPSEQPVNVVGEVKPDQVAALAPAATTAAASGAWAMQIASQPSEDAAKSTYADLVKRYGSVLNGHQASIVKAEIAGKGTFWRVRVPAGSRNDAVALCESYKAAGGNCFVSK comes from the coding sequence ATGGCAGACAGAACCCAGCTGAAGATCGCAGATAAGAACGATTTCGCCGACGAAGATCCGTTCGCCGAGCTGACGAGGATTATGGGTTTCGACCCGCGTCAGCCCGTGGTGCGTCAGGACGTCGGCGGGCCCGCCGGCCGCGCTGAGCCGGCTATGGACGATTTCGGCATCGACCTGGAAAAGGAACTGCTGGGCGATCTCGCCGGCGAGGATCTGACGGCGGTGCCTGAGCCTGCCGTGCCCTACGCGGAGCCCGCTGCGCAGGCTTCCTACATGTCGGTCGATGCGCCCGTAGCCTATGCGCCCGTGGAGACCTCGGTGTCCTACGCGCGCTCGCAGGAGCCGTCCTTCGATGCCGGCGCGTTCGACGACGCCGTGGCCGATTCCTTCGAGCAGGGCCTCGCGCTCGAAAACGAGCTGATCGCCGAGCCGGTCTACGAGGCTGCGCCCGAAGCAAGCTATGTGCAGCAGCCGACAGTTTCGTCCGACGCCGACCAGGCGTTCGACGACGCCCTGGATGCCTCTTTCGAGCAGCATTTCAGCCTCGAGAACGAGCTGCTGCCAGTTGACGAGACCGTCGGGCAGGCAGCGAGCCACGTGGCCTACGAAGCTGAAGCGCCGATGGCCTTCGAGGCCCCGCTGGCACCGGTCGCCTACGAAGCGCCTGTGGCGAATGAAGTGCAAGATGTCGACGCTGATTTCGATGTCGCGCTTGCCGATGTTGATATGGATTTCGCCGCTCACGACGATGCTGCGGAAGCAACTTACGCCGAGCCCGAATTGGTTGCTGACGACCAACTGACGCTGGGCGACTATCAGCCGTCAGAGCCTGAAGCTGCGTTTGCCCATCACGAGCCGGTCGAAGCGGTAGCCTTTGCTCCGGTCGCTCACGCGCAGGACTATGACGAGTTCGAGCGCAGCCTTCAGAACGCGCTGAGCGACGACGAGCCGGCTTTCGAGGCCGAACCCGTCCTTACCTATGTGCCGGCCGCTGCCTATGAGCCGGAAGCTAAGCCCGTGGCTGAAGCACCGGTAGCTGCTTCAGAAGACAACAGCCTTGAAGACGAGCTCAATGCCCTGCTGGGCGTCATGAGCAGTCAGGCAAAGGCGCTGTCCGAGCCGGTTGCGGCGCCGGCGCCTGTCGCTGCCCAGCCTGCGACGTCCTATGCGTCGTGGGTAGCCCCGCAGCCGCGCGAGACACCTTATCAGCCCTACGTGCCTGCCCAGTCCTATGCGCCAGCGCGGGAGGTTGCCCCGGCACCAGTCGAGGCTAGCTACGCTGCGCCTAGCTACGACCATCAGGCCGATGACGACGTCAGCTTCGACGACGATGCATTCGACATGGCCTTCGAGCGCAGCGCAGCAGACGAGCCGGCAGCCGTTGCGGCCGCACCGGTGCAGCCTGCTGCGGATCGTCCGCTGGCGGCATCGCGTTATGAGCAGGCCCGCAGCTGGGGATTGACCACGCCGCTCGCTCCGCGCGCAGCAACTGCCGAGATTCAGCCGATCCAGAAGCCCGACGCCTATATATCGGCCGCTCCGACCTATGAGCCGGTTGCTCCTGCCTATGAGCCAGCTGCCGCGACCTATGAGCCCGTCGCCGAGACCTACGTGTCGCACGCCGAGCCTGTGGTCGAGCTCTCCGAGCCCGAGCCTGTCGTCGATGTTGCCGACGATCTCGAGGCCGAGCTGTTTGCAGCCGTATCGTCCTATGATGACGCTCCCGATATCGAAACTGTCGACGTGCCGGAAAAGGCTGTTGCGCTTGCCGACGACCTCGACATCCCCGAGTTGTCGTTTGAGGACGACACGCCGCCGGCGCCCGTCTTCGACGATCTCGATGGCGAGTTCTCGAACCTGATGAACGAGATGAACGCTGGCGACACAGCTTCGCAGGCGACGCCTTCGAACTATCAGACCAACCCCTATGCCACCGGCTTCGATCGCAAGACGCTGCGCGATGGCGATGTGGCGTCCCATCCGATCGACATGCCGGCTGCAGCCGCGGTCGCCGGTGTCGCCGCAGGCGCTGCTGCCACCTATGCCGGCCGTGGCGCACAGGGTTCTGACCGAAATGCCGGCTTCGACTTTGGGTCGCCGCAGCAGCCGCGCCATCAGGCACAGGCCGACGAGTTCGCCTATGATCCTGATTTCGATGAGGCCATGGAAGCGTCCGACCTTGCGGGCATGCCGGCCGAGAAGCGTCCTGCCCGTCGCGGCATGATGATCGCCGCTGCCGTTGGCGCCGTCGCCATCCTCGGAGGCATCGGCGCCTGGGCGCTGTCTTTCGGCGGCGTCGAGGGCGCTGGCGCTCCGGTGCTGGTCAAGGCCGACGAGAGCCCGATCAAGGTCAAGCCGGAAAACCCCGGTGGCGCTGTGGTGCCGAACCAGGACAGCAAGGTCTACGACCGCGTCGCTGGCGACCGCAACGGTGCGCCGGAACAGCAGAAGCTGGTGACCAATTCGGAAGAGCCGATCGACGTCACCGCCCAGGACGCCGAAACCGCCAGCAACATGCCGCTGGATGCCGAAGATGTTGCCGATGCGCCGGCGACGGCAAAGTCGGAAGAGCGCGTCCAGCCGGCTGACCAGCCGGACGCGAACACCGAAACCGCAGCTGTCGCTCCGCGCAAGGTCCGCACCATGGTGGTGAAGCCTGACGGCACGCTGGTGGCGCGCGAAGAGCCGGCACCTGCACCGGTGGTGGCTGCCACCGAACCGGCCGATCCCGCCCCGCAGCGTGTTGCCGAGCCTTCGGCTGAGGCAACCGGCACCGTTCCGGCTGCCGCCAAGCCGGCGCTTGCGCCTGTCGCTGCAGCCAAGCCTGTACAGTCGGCCAACACCCCGGCCAGCGCGCCGATCGCCCCGCAGCGCCCGTCCGAACAACCGGTCAACGTTGTCGGCGAGGTCAAGCCCGACCAGGTTGCGGCTCTCGCTCCGGCCGCAACGACCGCAGCGGCATCCGGCGCCTGGGCGATGCAGATCGCTTCGCAGCCGAGCGAAGACGCAGCCAAGTCGACCTACGCCGATCTGGTGAAGCGTTACGGTAGCGTGCTCAACGGCCACCAGGCCAGCATCGTCAAGGCCGAGATCGCGGGCAAGGGCACCTTCTGGCGCGTCCGCGTCCCGGCAGGCAGCCGCAACGACGCGGTCGCCCTGTGCGAAAGCTACAAGGCAGCCGGCGGCAACTGCTTCGTCTCGAAGTAA
- the nagZ gene encoding beta-N-acetylhexosaminidase, whose protein sequence is MTESKSIILGCAGLSLTPDEIAFYRNERPWGFILFARNVREGEQIRDLVAEMRDSVGRPDAPVFIDQEGGRVQRLRPPLAPNYPAGGALGALYQSDSEAGLRAAWLHARLHAFDLARYGITADCLPVLDVPVEGASDVIGARAYGRDPATVAALGLAAAEGLLAGGVLPVMKHIPGHGRATADTHFELPRVDTPLDELRAHDFAPFKALNHLPIAMTAHVIFDAVDPEAPATTSRKVIEEIVRGEIGFDGLLVSDDTSMKALSGDFPSKSAAILAAGVDIVLHCNGVMEEMQGIASRAIPLMGKPLERAERALKAITAGDGHDEASIRAEFGHYFEAVA, encoded by the coding sequence ATGACCGAATCAAAATCCATAATCCTCGGCTGCGCCGGCCTGTCGCTCACACCGGATGAGATTGCGTTCTATCGCAATGAACGGCCCTGGGGCTTCATCCTCTTCGCCCGCAACGTCAGGGAAGGCGAGCAGATCCGCGATCTGGTGGCTGAGATGCGCGACAGTGTTGGCCGGCCCGACGCGCCTGTGTTCATCGACCAGGAGGGCGGCCGGGTGCAGCGACTGCGTCCGCCGCTGGCGCCGAACTATCCGGCCGGTGGCGCACTCGGCGCGCTTTATCAGAGCGACAGCGAGGCGGGGCTGCGGGCTGCCTGGCTGCATGCGCGCCTCCATGCCTTCGACCTTGCTCGCTACGGCATCACTGCCGACTGCCTGCCTGTGCTCGACGTGCCGGTGGAGGGCGCGAGCGACGTGATCGGCGCGCGCGCCTACGGACGCGATCCGGCGACGGTGGCCGCCCTCGGGCTTGCTGCTGCCGAAGGGCTTCTGGCCGGCGGTGTCCTGCCTGTCATGAAGCACATTCCAGGCCATGGCCGGGCGACTGCCGACACGCATTTCGAGCTGCCGCGCGTCGACACGCCGCTCGATGAGCTGCGTGCCCATGATTTCGCGCCCTTCAAGGCGCTCAATCATCTGCCGATCGCGATGACCGCGCATGTCATCTTCGACGCCGTCGATCCCGAGGCGCCGGCCACCACCTCACGCAAGGTGATCGAGGAGATCGTGCGCGGCGAAATCGGCTTCGACGGCCTGCTGGTCAGCGACGACACGTCGATGAAGGCACTTTCTGGGGATTTCCCGTCAAAATCGGCGGCAATCCTTGCGGCAGGCGTCGATATTGTCCTTCACTGCAACGGGGTGATGGAAGAGATGCAAGGCATCGCTTCACGTGCAATTCCGCTCATGGGCAAGCCGCTCGAACGCGCGGAAAGGGCGCTCAAGGCGATCACGGCGGGCGATGGCCACGACGAGGCATCGATCAGGGCAGAATTCGGTCATTATTTCGAGGCAGTTGCATAG
- a CDS encoding ScpA family protein, with amino-acid sequence MDRLWAEAPDDRTSDDPALVVDVAGFEGPLDLLLHLARSQRVDLSRISILALVEQYLSFVSQARALRLELAADYLVMAAWLAFLKSKLLIPKQPGEEGESGEEMAAVLQFRLKRLEAMRDAAARLVNRNRLGRDVFQRGAPEMVIIDKRNEYSASLYDLLSAYAGQRQRQAITNVQIAKRGVWSLKQARDILTRLIGQFDDWTALDHFLIRYTTRPEERPTAIASSFAASLELVREGHIEIRQHEPFAPIYLRDRHHAARQTEGAS; translated from the coding sequence ATGGACCGCCTGTGGGCGGAGGCGCCTGACGACCGCACGTCGGACGATCCGGCGCTGGTTGTCGACGTTGCCGGCTTCGAAGGTCCGCTCGATCTGCTTTTGCACCTGGCACGCAGCCAACGCGTCGATCTCTCGCGCATTTCGATCCTCGCACTTGTCGAGCAGTACCTGTCCTTCGTCTCGCAGGCACGGGCGCTGAGGCTTGAACTTGCCGCCGATTATCTGGTGATGGCGGCGTGGCTCGCCTTCCTCAAGTCCAAGCTCCTCATCCCGAAGCAACCGGGTGAAGAGGGCGAGAGCGGTGAGGAAATGGCTGCCGTGCTGCAGTTCCGCCTGAAGCGCCTCGAAGCGATGCGCGATGCAGCCGCCCGGCTCGTCAACCGTAACCGGCTCGGTCGCGACGTCTTCCAGCGCGGCGCGCCGGAGATGGTCATCATCGACAAGCGCAACGAATATTCGGCGTCGCTCTATGACTTGCTGAGCGCCTATGCCGGCCAGCGGCAGCGTCAGGCCATCACCAACGTGCAGATCGCCAAACGTGGTGTGTGGTCGCTCAAGCAGGCGCGCGATATCCTGACGCGCCTGATCGGCCAGTTCGACGACTGGACCGCGCTCGACCATTTCCTGATCCGCTACACCACCCGTCCGGAGGAACGCCCGACGGCGATCGCCAGCTCCTTTGCCGCCAGCTTGGAGCTGGTGCGCGAGGGCCATATCGAGATCCGGCAGCATGAGCCGTTTGCGCCGATCTACCTGCGCGACCGTCATCATGCGGCCCGACAGACCGAAGGTGCGTCATGA
- the scpB gene encoding SMC-Scp complex subunit ScpB, with the protein MTEGSNVVPFAVDNEDGETVERNPAARMHLAEAVRMAEAIVFASAQPVSERQLVQRLPEGVDVPAAMAELQRIYERRGVNLVRVADSWAFRTAGDLAFLMSRDTVQQKKLSRAALEVLSVIAYHQPVTRAEIEDIRGVETSKGTLDTLMETEWVRMRGRRKTPGRPVTYGTTDKFLDHFGLEEIRDLPGIDELKGAGLLSSRMPPGFSVPLPPADPDQLTEDEDPLTDIDLEELGLLTPRVTDD; encoded by the coding sequence ATGACCGAGGGCTCGAACGTTGTTCCGTTTGCCGTCGACAACGAGGACGGCGAAACCGTCGAACGCAATCCTGCGGCCCGGATGCATCTGGCAGAGGCCGTACGCATGGCCGAGGCGATCGTCTTTGCCAGCGCCCAGCCGGTGAGCGAGCGCCAGCTGGTGCAGCGCCTGCCTGAAGGCGTCGACGTGCCGGCGGCCATGGCCGAACTGCAGCGCATTTACGAGCGCCGCGGCGTCAACCTCGTTCGTGTCGCAGATTCCTGGGCCTTCCGCACGGCAGGCGATCTCGCCTTCCTGATGAGTCGCGACACGGTCCAGCAGAAGAAGTTGTCACGTGCGGCGCTCGAAGTTCTGTCGGTCATCGCCTATCATCAGCCGGTGACGCGCGCCGAGATCGAGGACATCAGGGGCGTCGAAACCTCCAAGGGCACACTCGACACGCTGATGGAGACAGAGTGGGTACGTATGCGCGGCCGCCGCAAGACGCCGGGCCGGCCCGTGACCTACGGCACGACCGACAAGTTCCTCGACCATTTCGGCCTCGAGGAAATCCGCGATCTGCCTGGCATCGACGAGCTCAAGGGGGCGGGGCTCCTGTCGTCACGCATGCCGCCCGGCTTCTCGGTGCCACTGCCGCCAGCCGACCCGGACCAGCTCACCGAGGACGAGGATCCGTTGACGGACATCGACCTCGAGGAGCTTGGCCTGTTGACACCTCGTGTCACAGATGATTGA
- a CDS encoding ABC transporter ATP-binding protein yields MTTDKAQTAARVTAGVTFAARLAFENIRHSFANGAETLRDVSLAAEPGEVLCLLGPSGSGKTTLLRIAAGIEAQSSGRVLLNGKEIAGPQVFLPPEQRSIGLVFQDFALFPHLTILDNVRFGLTALSRDESRKEALIALARVGLEHYADNYPHALSGGEQQRVALARALAPRPAVLLMDEPFSGLDSRLKDSVRAETLAILRESRATAIVVTHDAEEAMRMGDRIALLKDGKLVQTGRAEDLYLSPANLFVAGFFSELNVFSARVRNGVAETPVGKVETEIADGAQVSVAVRLTGIDVSETEGEIQARIISRRYLGVVELLELAVPGAETPVRARTRCGALSAKARDIWLSLRNADVLVFESGSERA; encoded by the coding sequence GTGACGACCGACAAAGCCCAGACAGCAGCTCGCGTGACGGCGGGCGTGACCTTTGCAGCGCGTCTGGCGTTCGAGAACATTCGCCATTCCTTCGCCAATGGCGCGGAAACCTTGCGTGACGTCAGCCTGGCCGCCGAGCCGGGCGAGGTACTGTGCCTGCTCGGCCCGTCCGGTTCCGGCAAGACGACCCTGTTGAGGATCGCCGCCGGCATCGAGGCGCAATCGTCGGGCAGGGTGCTGCTCAACGGCAAGGAGATCGCCGGTCCCCAGGTGTTCCTGCCGCCGGAGCAGCGCTCGATAGGCCTAGTTTTCCAGGATTTCGCGCTCTTCCCACATCTCACGATCCTCGACAATGTCCGTTTCGGACTGACCGCGCTGTCGCGCGACGAGAGCAGGAAAGAAGCGCTGATCGCGCTCGCCCGCGTCGGCCTCGAGCACTATGCCGACAACTATCCGCATGCGCTGTCGGGCGGCGAGCAGCAGCGCGTGGCGCTGGCCCGCGCGCTCGCGCCGCGGCCTGCGGTGCTGTTGATGGACGAACCTTTTTCCGGCCTCGATTCGCGCCTCAAGGATTCGGTGCGCGCCGAAACTCTGGCGATCCTGCGCGAAAGCCGCGCCACCGCGATTGTCGTTACCCACGACGCCGAAGAGGCGATGCGCATGGGCGACCGCATCGCGCTCTTGAAGGACGGCAAGCTGGTGCAGACGGGCAGGGCGGAGGATCTTTACCTCAGTCCGGCCAACCTGTTCGTCGCCGGCTTCTTCTCCGAGCTGAACGTCTTTTCTGCGCGCGTCAGAAATGGCGTTGCCGAAACGCCTGTCGGCAAGGTGGAAACCGAGATTGCCGATGGCGCCCAGGTCTCCGTGGCAGTCCGCCTCACCGGCATCGATGTCAGCGAGACAGAAGGCGAAATCCAGGCCCGCATCATCTCCCGGCGCTATCTCGGCGTGGTGGAGTTGCTGGAGCTAGCTGTTCCGGGCGCCGAGACACCGGTCAGGGCACGCACCCGCTGCGGCGCTTTGTCCGCAAAAGCTCGTGATATATGGCTGTCGCTTCGGAATGCCGATGTTCTAGTGTTTGAATCCGGAAGCGAAAGAGCCTAG
- a CDS encoding twin-arginine translocase TatA/TatE family subunit: protein MGSFSIWHWLIVLVVVLLLFGRGKIPELMGDMAKGIKSFKKGMSDDDAEDSKTVEHRSDETVNSTKEKASKS, encoded by the coding sequence ATGGGATCCTTTTCAATCTGGCACTGGCTGATCGTTCTGGTCGTCGTGCTGCTTCTGTTCGGCCGGGGTAAGATCCCTGAGCTGATGGGCGATATGGCCAAGGGCATCAAGAGCTTCAAGAAAGGCATGTCGGACGACGATGCCGAAGACTCCAAGACTGTCGAGCATCGCTCCGACGAGACCGTGAACTCGACCAAGGAAAAGGCCAGCAAGAGCTGA
- the tatB gene encoding Sec-independent protein translocase protein TatB — translation MFEIGWTEMLVIAIVMIVVVGPKDLPRMLRTMGRMTAKARSMASDFQRQFNEALKEAELDDVKKSVDELRGLNPVNEIKRQLNPFEQAAADVRAGIDSAMKPTQPAPPPPADDAVHAAEPLKNGATAMPGVAGPEAMPAPPVFPAPETRSTPVPAAAAPAAAEAAKSTKPKAPAKAKSAAKPAAEAKPAAKTKTVAAVAKSAPAPKAAAAKAAAAKATVAKAPAAKAAAKKTTKAGRAS, via the coding sequence ATGTTTGAAATCGGCTGGACCGAAATGCTGGTGATTGCGATCGTCATGATCGTGGTCGTCGGCCCCAAGGATTTGCCGCGCATGCTGCGCACCATGGGCCGCATGACGGCCAAGGCGCGCTCCATGGCGAGCGATTTTCAGCGCCAGTTCAACGAGGCGCTCAAGGAAGCCGAGCTGGACGACGTCAAGAAGTCGGTCGACGAGCTCAGGGGCCTCAATCCCGTCAACGAAATCAAGCGGCAGCTCAATCCTTTCGAGCAGGCTGCCGCCGATGTGCGCGCCGGCATCGATTCGGCCATGAAGCCGACGCAGCCCGCGCCTCCGCCTCCTGCCGACGACGCGGTGCATGCGGCCGAGCCGTTGAAGAACGGCGCAACCGCAATGCCGGGCGTTGCCGGACCCGAGGCCATGCCGGCACCGCCTGTGTTCCCGGCGCCCGAAACACGCTCGACACCGGTCCCGGCAGCGGCGGCGCCTGCTGCGGCCGAGGCTGCCAAATCGACCAAGCCAAAGGCCCCGGCCAAGGCGAAGTCTGCTGCCAAGCCCGCCGCTGAAGCGAAGCCAGCAGCCAAGACCAAAACCGTCGCAGCGGTCGCCAAGTCGGCCCCGGCCCCCAAGGCTGCGGCTGCCAAGGCCGCGGCTGCAAAGGCCACTGTCGCCAAGGCACCGGCGGCAAAGGCCGCCGCCAAGAAGACGACCAAAGCAGGAAGAGCCTCGTGA
- the tatC gene encoding twin-arginine translocase subunit TatC, with product MTAEDDEIEKSSAPLIEHLIELRRRLIWSIGGFFVAFLVCFFFAKHLFNLLVIPFKWATRWAGLDVHKVELIYTAPQEFFFTQIKLAMFGGLVIAFPLIAMQIYKFIAPGLYKNERAAFLPFLIASPILFLMGASLVYFFFTPMVMWFFLAMQQAGTDDQVQISLLPKVSEYLSLIMTLIFSFGLVFQLPVVTTLMARVGMVSSQGLADKRKWAIVIAFVVAAVLTPPDPVSQIGLALPTILLYEISIWTARMIEKKREQDRVASETEDAGDNPAEQTQAASTSLEGTGSGTNAT from the coding sequence GTGACAGCCGAAGACGACGAGATCGAAAAGTCATCGGCCCCGCTGATCGAGCACCTGATCGAGCTCAGGAGGCGCCTGATCTGGTCCATCGGCGGCTTCTTCGTCGCCTTCCTGGTCTGCTTCTTCTTTGCCAAGCACCTGTTCAACCTGCTCGTCATCCCGTTCAAATGGGCGACGAGATGGGCCGGGCTCGATGTGCACAAGGTCGAACTGATCTACACCGCGCCGCAGGAATTCTTCTTCACGCAGATCAAGCTCGCCATGTTCGGTGGCCTTGTCATCGCGTTCCCGCTGATCGCGATGCAGATCTACAAGTTCATCGCACCCGGTCTCTACAAGAACGAGCGCGCCGCCTTCCTGCCGTTCCTGATCGCCTCGCCGATCTTGTTCCTGATGGGCGCGTCGCTGGTCTATTTCTTCTTCACGCCGATGGTGATGTGGTTCTTCCTGGCCATGCAGCAGGCCGGCACCGACGACCAGGTGCAGATTTCGTTGCTGCCCAAGGTGTCGGAATATCTCAGCCTCATCATGACGCTGATCTTCTCCTTCGGTCTGGTGTTCCAGTTGCCGGTGGTTACGACGCTGATGGCGCGCGTCGGCATGGTCTCGTCGCAAGGACTGGCCGACAAGCGCAAATGGGCGATCGTGATCGCGTTCGTGGTGGCGGCCGTGCTGACGCCGCCCGATCCGGTCAGCCAGATCGGCCTTGCCCTTCCCACGATCCTTCTTTACGAGATTTCCATCTGGACCGCCCGGATGATCGAAAAGAAGCGCGAGCAAGACCGCGTGGCGAGCGAAACTGAAGACGCGGGCGACAACCCCGCCGAGCAGACGCAAGCAGCATCAACCTCGCTCGAAGGCACAGGCAGCGGCACGAACGCCACCTGA